A genomic window from Lotus japonicus ecotype B-129 chromosome 1, LjGifu_v1.2 includes:
- the LOC130729774 gene encoding uncharacterized protein LOC130729774: MTHILMENKDPESWSCAHIHHSQWLQTTISDLNAKMEAMMTILEGGTQDHVHYKWKEDLIEMLEELGQSYRVLVISYNQLKSKASSRTCLSGSSSSSGTLKTRSAICNKTATGNLEDEILKQGCNRYPKSRKEHSNGKFNGIDMHFELLNKQDDEYHELSSAGSCSMKFKSKHERRDSQMEEVITNFSTEENILMNLEDLELNEKNEDPSMINFKFDSKWTMLKYQITKLTEDNLHQLVELVQRNDEKRETIKRLQLEVEALKRENKVLQTSLRNSNAYSERSQPQISTPRRMSMAKIFEGWSP, from the exons ATGACACATATCTTAATGGAGAATAAAGATCCAGAATCATGGAGTTGTGCTCATATCCACCATTCTCAGTGgcttcaaacaaccatatcag ATTTGAATGCGAAGATGGAGGCCATGATGACCATTTTGGAAGGTGGAACCCAAGATCATGTGCATTACAAATGGAAAGAAGATCTCATAGAGATGCTTGAAGAACTTGGCCAATCTTACCGTGTTTTAGTCATATCATATAATCAACTGAAGTCTAAAGCATCCAGCAGGACCTGTCTTTCaggatcttcatcatcttctggTACATTAAAAACCAGATCTGCTATCTGCAATAAAACAGCAACAGGCAACTTAGAGGATGAAATACTCAAGCAGGGTTGTAATCGCTATCCCAAATCTCGCAAGGAGCACTCAAATGGAAAATTCAATGGCATTGACATGCATTTTGAGCTTTTAAACAAGCAAGATGATGAATACCATGAATTATCCTCAGCTGGCTCATGCAGCATGAAATTTAAATCCAAACATGAACGCAGAGATTCTCAAATGGAAGAGGTAATTACAAATTTTTCCACAGAGGAGAATATTTTAATGAATCTTGAGGATTTGGAATTAAATGAGAAAAATGAAGATCCATCAATGATCAATTTCAAATTTGACAGTAAGTGGACAATGTTGAAGTATCAAATTACAAAACTTACAGAGGATAATCTGCATCAGTTGGTAGAGTTGGTCCAAAGAAATGATGAAAAGAGAGAAACCATTAAAAGGCTTCAGTTAGAGGTGGAAGCTTTGAAGCGTGAGAACAAGGTCCTACAGACTTCTTTAAGGAACTCCAATGCTTATTCAGAACGCAGTCAACCTCAGATATCAACACCACGAAGAATGTCTATGGCCAAGATCTTCGAAGGTTGGTCTCCGTGA
- the LOC130729771 gene encoding pentatricopeptide repeat-containing protein At3g26782, mitochondrial, whose amino-acid sequence MISSVSRITRARAASPHGKRGNSSTATKTANLASMFGKYVDKTSVSSWNSVIADLARSGDSVEALSAFSSMRKLSLHPNRSTFPCTIKSCSALSDLRAGVQTHQQAFVFGFELDVFVSSALVDMYAKCGHLEDARKLFDEIPERNVVSWTSMISGCVQNDRAREAVCVFKELLVEESWGMGCAEGVLVDSVLVGCVISACSRVCSKGLTEGVHGFVIKRGFEGWLVVGNTLMDAYAKCGEMGASRKVFDGMEENDACSWNSLIAEYAQNGLSAEAFSVFSDMVKSSKVRYNGVTLSTVLLACANSGALQIGKCIHDQVIRMELEDNLFVGTSIVDMYCKCGRVEMARKAFDRMKEKNVKSWTAMVAGYGMHGRAKDAMEIFYKMIRSGVRPNYITFVSVLAACSHAGLLKEGWHWFNRMKCEFNVEPGIEHYSCMVDLLGRAGYLNDAYSLIQKMNVRPDFIVWGSLLGACRMHKNLELGEMAAKKLFELDPSNCGYYVLLSNIYADAGRWNDVERMRILMKSKGMLKTPGFSIVELKGRIHVFLVGDKEHPQHEKIYEYWDKLNVRLQELGYMPNVTSVLHDVDEEEKGMILRVHSEKLAVAFGIMNSVPGSIIQIIKNLRICGDCHIAIKLISKIVNREIVIRDSKRFHHFKDGLCSCGDYW is encoded by the exons ATGATTTCATCTGTGTCGAGAATCACTCGTGCTCGTGCAGCATCTCCTCATGGAAAACGTGGAAACTCATCGACGGCGACCAAAACCGCGAACCTCGCGAGCATGTTCGGGAAATACGTCGACAAAACCAGCGTCTCTAGTTGGAACTCCGTCATCGCCGACCTCGCCCGCAGCGGCGACTCCGTCGAGGCTCTCAGCGCCTTCTCCTCCATGCGCAAGCTCTCTCTTCACCCCAACCGTTCCACATTCCCCTGCACCATTAAATCATGCTCTGCACTCTCCGACCTCCGCGCTGGAGTGCAAACCCACCAGCAAGCTTTTGTGTTTGGCTTTGAATTGGACGTGTTCGTTTCGTCTGCTCTGGTGGACATGTATGCGAAGTGTGGCCACTTGGAAGATGCGCGGAAGCTGTTCGATGAAATTCCTGAAAGAAATGTTGTTTCCTGGACCTCCATGATTTCTGGCTGTGTGCAAAATGATCGTGCCCGCGAAGCCGTTTGTGTATTCAAGGAGCTGTTGGTTGAGGAGAGTTGGGGTATGGGGTGCGCGGAGGGTGTTTTGGTGGATTCGGTTCTTGTGGGGTGTGTTATTTCCGCGTGTTCTCGAGTGTGCTCCAAGGGTTTGACTGAAGGGGTTCATGGCTTTGTGATCAAGAGGGGGTTTGAGGGGTGGTTGGTGGTTGGGAACACTTTGATGGATGCTTATGCTAAGTGTGGGGAGATGGGTGCGTCTAGGAAGGTTTTTGATGGGATGGAGGAGAATGATGCTTGTTCTTGGAACTCTCTGATTGCTGAATATGCACAAAATGGATTATCAGCAGAAGCTTTCAGTGTTTTTAGTGATATGGTGAAGAGCAGCAAGGTTAGATATAATGGTGTCACATTATCTACGGTGTTGTTAGCCTGTGCAAATTCAGGAGCTCTGCAGATAGGGAAGTGCATACATGATCAG GTTATAAGGATGGAATTGGAGGACAATTTGTTTGTGGGTACTTCTATAGTTGATATGTACTGCAAATGTGGGAGAGTGGAGATGGCTAGGAAGGCATTTGAtcgcatgaaagagaagaatgTAAAGTCATGGACTGCTATGGTGGCTGGTTATGGAATGCATGGCCGTGCAAAAGATGCTATGGAAATCTTCTACAAGATGATAAGATCCGGAGTCAGACCGAATTACATTACTTTTGTGTCGGTTTTGGCTGCTTGCAGCCATGCTGGTCTGTTGAAAGAAGGCTGGCACTGGTTTAATAGAATGAAGTGTGAATTTAATGTTGAACCTGGGATTGAGCATTATTCATGCATGGTTGATCTCCTTGGGCGTGCTGGCTATCTTAATGACGCTTATAGTTTGATCCAGAAAATGAATGTGAGACCTGATTTTATAGTGTGGGGATCTCTTCTTGGGGCTTGCAGGATGCATAAAAACTTGGAACTTGGGGAGATGGCTGCAAAAAAACTATTCGAGTTAGATCCAAGTAACTGCGGGTATTATGTTCTACTCTCCAATATTTATGCTGATGCTGGAAGGTGGAATGATGTTGAGAGGATGAGAATATTGATGAAGAGTAAGGGAATGCTCAAAACCCCTGGGTTCAGCATAGTTGAACTTAAAGGTAGGATACATGTATTTTTAGTTGGAGACAAAGAGCATCCTCAGCATGAGAAGATTTATGAGTATTGGGACAAATTAAATGTCAGGCTGCAAGAACTTGGATATATGCCAAATGTAACATCGGTGCTTCATGACGTTGATGAGGAAGAGAAAGGAATGATTCTAAGAGTTCATAGTGAGAAACTAGCCGTGGCCTTTGGGATCATGAATTCAGTTCCTGGGTCAATAATCCAGATCATAAAAAATCTTAGGATTTGTGGTGACTGCCACATTGCaattaaattaatttccaaaataGTAAATAGAGAAATCGTTATCAGAGATTCAAAGCGATTTCATCATTTCAAGGATGGGTTGTGTTCGTGTGGAGACTATTGGTGA